In Deefgea piscis, the genomic window CGACTGCAGTGCACTCAAACGGCTAGCGACTGAAGCGCCAGAGCGACTGATTAAAGCCGATTGGGGGCAATCAGCGGGGCATGTGTTTTCGGTGGATATTTTGGTAGAAACGCTAGAACGAGCGAGTATGCTGCGCGACTTATCCGACGTGATGGTCAGAGACAAAATCAATGTGACTGCGGTGCATACGCAAAACAAAGATGCCCGTTCACAAATGCGGTTTACGATTGAAATTCGCGATAACGAGCAACTGCAAAAAGTCTTTGTTCGCCTAAAGGATGTGCCCGGCGTGATTCGCGTTTCAAGACAATAAAGCATGAAAAAGAGGCGCACCTCGGTGCGCCTCTGACCATTACGATTGCAAGCTACAGCACTTTAGCGGTGCTTAATTTCGCCTGCTTTGACAATTTTCAGGCAATTGGTGCCGCCACCCATGCCGACCACATCGCCAAAAGTAAAGGCAATCAAATCGCCAATTTGCACGATGCCACGGCGCAGCATTTCTACCTCTGCGCGCACCAATAAAGATTCACGATCGGTATTATCATGCGACAGCATCACCGGCTCTACGTCACGGAACAATGACAAGCGATTGTAGGTTTCAGCTTCTGGCGTTAAGGCATAAATTGGCACACCACTAATCACCCGTGACATCCACAATGCTGACGAGCCCGATTGCGTCAATGCGGCAATCACTTTGACATTCAAATGATTGGACGCAAACAGCGCAGCCATGGAAATGGTTTGGTCAACTCGAGAGTACTCGCCATCTAAAATAGCCGCATTGCTAACTTTATAATCTTGCGATTTTTCGGCTTCAACACACACTCGCGCCATCGACTCAACGGTTTCCACCGGATAACTACCCGAAGCTGTTTCGGCCGACAGCATCACCGCATCGGTGCCGTCTAACACGGCATTGGCCACATCAGACACTTCGGCGCGCGTTGGTACTGGGCTCGAAATCATCGACTCCATCATTTGCGTTGCCGTAATGGTGAGCTTATTCATCGCGCGTGCGGCTTTAATCATGCGCTTTTGTAGTGCTGGCACTGCAGCATCACCCACTTCAACGGCCAAATCGCCGCGCGCCACCATAATGCCGTCTGACGCAGTCAAAATGTCTTCTAAATTACCAATGGCTTCAGTGCGTTCAATTTTAGCAATCAGCAATGCCTTACTGCCCGCAGCTCGAAGCAAGGTGCGCGCCATATACATATCGGCGCCACTTTTAGGAAAAGAAACCGCGACATAATCAGCGTGTAACTTAGCCGCAACTTTGATGTCTTCCATGTCTTTGGCGGTTAACGCTGGGGCCGTTAAGCCGCCAC contains:
- the pyk gene encoding pyruvate kinase; amino-acid sequence: MSRSTKIVATLGPSSNDVTVLEKLIVAGVNMVRLNFSHGTAQDHLDRAALVREIAKKLNRPIAIMVDLQGPKIRVGKFEKNKIELKNGAKFILDAECELGNQNTVGLDYKELPNDVESGVVLLLDDGKVKLQVDHVEGPKVFTTVLVGGILSNNKGINRQGGGLTAPALTAKDMEDIKVAAKLHADYVAVSFPKSGADMYMARTLLRAAGSKALLIAKIERTEAIGNLEDILTASDGIMVARGDLAVEVGDAAVPALQKRMIKAARAMNKLTITATQMMESMISSPVPTRAEVSDVANAVLDGTDAVMLSAETASGSYPVETVESMARVCVEAEKSQDYKVSNAAILDGEYSRVDQTISMAALFASNHLNVKVIAALTQSGSSALWMSRVISGVPIYALTPEAETYNRLSLFRDVEPVMLSHDNTDRESLLVRAEVEMLRRGIVQIGDLIAFTFGDVVGMGGGTNCLKIVKAGEIKHR